Proteins from one Podospora pseudoanserina strain CBS 124.78 chromosome 1, whole genome shotgun sequence genomic window:
- a CDS encoding hypothetical protein (EggNog:ENOG503NUG8; COG:I) yields MSDAGESSHRRTKSSALSLLRRKATGGAGDDNMSTASVEDTGAASTSLAGDSTTATSHASLTNAHQHSRGHSSKLSVSGNTMGRTPSHNAPSVSGAKSPNPLDKGASLESSVRKFRIVEALRNGDTASISKAIRESAEGGPRTSTSSFNTTTGPLEDTTILHLAIQCAEQPVVEYVLSDGAGSLDINARDKDGNTPLHIAAAQGRSHVVGLLLANKEINDAIANNQGRLPIDLARNPEIFQQLQLSRSLFAENKIRQVQDLILHGEFKVLEQVLEEPRFRTVLDINSTEFASDPVTVQAGGTLLHEAARAKNTRLIQVLLLHGADPFRRDRKGKLPQDVTKDEITRAMLKKSPAAVAAQRGIQEKAVLGSAAQGVINATPGDPLAGREAREMKGYLKKWTNYRKGYQLRWFVLEDGVLSYYKHQDDAGSACRGAINMRIAKLHMSADEKTKFEIIGKSSVKYTLKANHEVEAKRWFWALNNSIQWTKDQAKEEERQKAHNAELLKQAKAEISGTSNSEPPSENASYIEPRGSIQLSRMHSSGKSHKSGLHGAGTVDSHDDDEFADAATEAGKTDHHGEGDYEDDDYGEGSSGQDAPPVNKDAFNITAQSAKLQLDTMAHVTAALLQEASKNPSLTLGDTKASQALSTYDAAIRSLTGLIGDLLRISKDRDAYWQYRLDRESEMRRMWEDSMAQVAKEQESLEARVSEAEAKRKATKRILKQAVETGILDESQTLPPPAASTSAAVTPAIAATTAPQDSTQVETAAADSVSAKSPALGGLSRRETVITQIADISDSESDEEEFFDAVDAGQVEVSQLPPSEIAEAKSENQIVVSGENDISDAFKGYENGIRTRLKMEADNRPKISLWGILKSMIGKDMTKMTLPVSFNEPTSLLYRCGEDMEYADLLDLAADRSDSIERLLYVSAFAASEYASTIGRVAKPFNPLLGETFEYVRPDKNYRFFIEQVSHHPPIGAAWAESPKWTYYGESSVKSKFYGRSFDINPLGTWFLKLRPTHGGKEDFYTWRKVTSSVVGIMTGNPVVDNYGPMEIKNHTTGEVCHIEFKARGWKASSAYLLTGKVLDASGHVRFSLGGRWNSKIYARFTPGYEATVEEPAGGDSGSIYRGSLTSADPNKAFLIWQANPRPEGIPFNLTPFVLTFNHIDDKLRPWIAPTDSRLRPDQRAMEDGEYDFAATEKNRLEEAQRARRREREARGEEFTPAWFSKAKCEITGEEYWQFNGEYWKRRQKAGPEGSYEEAWKGLEPIFE; encoded by the exons ATGTCGGACGCGGGGGAGAG TTCGCATCGACGAACGAAATCCTCTGCCCTTTCACTCCTGAGACGCAAAGCTACTGGCGGTGCCGGTGACGACAACATGTCTACAGCTTCGGTCGAGGACACTGGCGCAGCGAGCACCAGTCTTGCCGGCGATTCGACTACCGCAACATCCCACGCATCTCTTACCAACGCCCACCAACATTCCAGGGGCCACAGCTCCAAGCTCTCAGTCTCTGGGAACACCATGGGCCGTACACCATCACACAATGCCCCTTCGGTTAGCGGGGCTAAGTCTCCCAATCCGCTGGACAAGGGCGCCTCCCTCGAGTCATCCGTCAGAAAGTTCCGCATCGTTGAAGCTCTCCGCAACGGTGACActgcctccatctccaaagCCATCCGTGAAAGCGCCGAAGGGGGTCCCCGCACGAGCACCTCATCCTTCAACACAACAACCGGCCCCCTCGAAGATACCACAATACTTCACCTCGCCATCCAGTGTGCCGAGCAGCCCGTTGTTGAGTACGTTCTGTCTGACGGCGCTGGTTCTCTTGATATCAATGCTCGGGACAAGGATGGAAATACACCCCTTCATATCGCGGCAGCTCAGGGCCGTAGCCACGTGGTTGGACTTCTTCTAGCAAACAAGGAGATCAACGATGCCATCGCCAATAACCAGGGCCGCCTTCCAATCGATCTTGCCCGCAATCCCGAAATCTTCCAGCAGCTGCAGCTCTCGAGATCTCTGTTTGCTGAAAACAAGATTAGGCAAGTTCAGGATCTCATTCTCCACGGCGAGTTCAAAGTCTTGGagcaggtgttggaggaACCTCGTTTCAGAACAGTTTTGGATATCAACAGTACCGAATTTGCTTCGGACCCAGTTACAGTCCAGGCTGGGGGCACCCTCTTGCACGAAGCCGCACGCGCCAAGAACACTCGTCTAATTCAAGTTTTGCTTCTGCATGGCGCCGACCCCTTCCGCCGGGACCGCAAGGGCAAGCTCCCGCAAGATGTCACCAAGGACGAGATCACACGCGCCATGCTGAAGAAGTCACCAGCTGCCGTAGCGGCGCAAAGGGGGATCCAAGAGAAGGCCGTCCTGGGGTCTGCTGCCCAAGGCGTTATCAACGCGACTCCTGGTGATCCGCTTGCTGGCCGAGAGGCCCGCGAAATGAAAGGCTACCTCAAGAAATGGACCAACTATAGAAAGGGGTATCAGCTGCGGTGGTTTGTTCTGGAGGACGGCGTGTTGAGCTACTACAAGCACCAAGATGATGCAGGCTCAGCCTGCCGTGGTGCTATCAACATGCGCATCGCCAAGCTTCACATGAGCGCTGATGAGAAGACCAAGTTTGAGATCATCGGGAAGTCATCGGTCAAGTACACACTCAAGGCGAACCACGAAGTCGAAGCTAAGCGCTGGTTCTGGGCCCTTAACAACTCGATTCAGTGGACGAAAGACCAGGCtaaggaggaagagagacaAAAGGCCCATAACGCGGAGTTGCTGAAGCAGGCCAAAGCCGAGATTTCGGGTACTAGTAACTCTGAGCCACCTAGCGAGAACGCGAGCTACATTGAGCCCCGCGGCAGCATCCAGCTTTCACGGATGCACTCTTCCGGCAAGTCTCACAAGAGCGGACTTCATGGGGCTGGCACTGTGGacagccatgatgatgacgaatTTGCTGACGCGGCGACGGAGGCTGGCAAGACTGATCATCACGGCGAAGGTGATtatgaagatgatgattaTGGTGAGGGATCGAGTGGGCAGGATGCTCCGCCAGTGAATAAGGATGCTTTCAACATCACTGCCCAGTCGGCTAAGCTGCAGCTCGATACCATGGCACACGTCACAGCCGCACTACTTCAGGAGGCGAGCAAGAATCCCAGCCTGACTCTGGGCGATACTAAGGCCTCGCAAGCTCTGTCGACTTATGACGCCGCCATCCGCTCGCTTACTGGGCTTATTGGTGACCTTTTGCGCATCTCAAAGGACCGTGATGCCTACTGGCAGTATCGCCTTGACCGCGAAAGTGAGATGCGCCGGATGTGGGAAGACAGCATGGCCCAGGTAGCCAAGGAGCAAGAGTCCCTTGAGGCTCGCGTCAGTGAGGCTGAGGCCAAGAGAAAAGCTACCAAGCGCATCCTCAAACAGGCTGTTGAGACCGGCATTCTTGACGAGAGCCAGAcactaccaccacctgcTGCTTCCActtctgctgctgttacTCCAGCTAtcgctgccaccaccgctcctCAGGATAGCACTCAGGTGGAGACGGCGGCAGCAGACTCTGTGAGCGCAAAGTCCCCCGCCCTGGGAGGCCTTTCGAGACGTGAGACGGTGATTACCCAGATCGCCGACATCTCGGATTCAGAGTcagacgaggaggaattcTTCGATGCAGTTGATGCCGGCCAGGTCGAAGTATCGCAGTTGCCACCGTCCGAGATCGCGGAAGCCAAGAGTGAAAACCAGATCGTTGTGTCGGGTGAGAACGACATCAGCGATGCCTTCAAGGGGTACGAAAATGGCATTCGAACCCGTCTGAAGATGGAAGCAGATAATAGGCCCAAGATTTCACTCTGG GGTATTCTGAAATCTATGATCGGAAAGGATATGACCAAAATGACCCTCCCCGTATCTTTCAACGAACCTACCTCTCTTCTGTACCGCTGCGGCGAGGACATGGAGTATGCCGACCTTTTGGATCTTGCGGCCGACCGCTCTGATTCGATTGAGCGTCTGCTCTACGTTTCTGCCTTTGCTGCCAGCGAATACGCCTCGACTATTGGTCGTGTAGCCAAGCCTTTCAACCCTTTGCTCGGTGAGACGTTTGAGTACGTTAGACCCGACAAGAACTACCGCTTCTTCATTGAGCAAgtcagccatcatcctcccatcGGTGCTGCTTGGGCCGAATCGCCCAAGTGGACCTACTACGGTGAATCTTCTGTCAAGTCAAAGTTTTACGGTCGTTCCTTCGACATCAATCCCCTCGGTACCTGGTTCCTCAAGCTCCGTCCCACCCACGGCGGCAAGGAGGACTTCTACACTTGGCGCAAGGTCACCTCGTCGGTCGTGGGTATCATGACCGGTAACCCAGTTGTTGACAACTACGGACCAATGGAGATCAAGAACCACACCACGGGTGAAGTCTGTCACATCGAGTTCAAGGCCCGAGGCTGGAAGGCTTCCAGCGCCTATCTCCTGACAGGCAAGGTGCTGGATGCCAGCGGCCATGTTCGGTTCAGCTTGGGTGGCAGGTGGAACTCCAAGATCTACGCCCGCTTCACACCAGGGTATGAGGCGACTGTCGAAGAGCCGGCGGGTGGTGACTCCGGGTCTATCTACCGGGGCAGTCTCACCTCGGCCGATCCCAACAAGGCTTTCCTCATCTGGCAGGCGAATCCCCGCCCCGAAGGCATCCCATTCAACCTCACTCCTTTTGTTTTGACGTTCAATCACATCGATGATAAGCTTCGCCCATGGATCGCGCCGACTGATTCCCGCCTGAGACCGGATCAGCGCGcgatggaggatggggagtaCGATTTTGCCGCTACGGAGAAGAACAGACTGGAGGAGGCGCagagagcgaggagaagggagagggaggccaggggggaggagtttaCCCCGGCGTGGTTCAGCAAGGCGAAGTGTGAGATTACGGGAGAGGAATATTGGCAGTTTAATGGGGAGTattggaagaggaggcagaaGGCGGGACCGGAAGGGAGTTATGAGGAGGCTTGGAAGGGTTTGGAGCCCATCTTTGAGTAG
- a CDS encoding hypothetical protein (COG:S; EggNog:ENOG503P1TK): protein MEEGELSEGQFEDLYDDTQKSPPPASTPKQTAKKLPVTQPSTVPSTVASQPTSASDTPEGGFYGNDQDEARDRSASYSPFLSPRESSNETPTSQSQGAGPSNVVKPQSNNPSETVPPVTNVGLPGLQPQSSTVLNANGTPESPANYLDTFKSVPEAKKEAQKAILRLWPLGVKYQTYLDEGFDEKVIKALFGDLHLELPKPVVEKAKAEAQTVPSPGASADSPTTAQAQGTQPESKDTAEPVTKSKGEERKDRIARLLAAKAAKGPAVVPPKPAVVPPNPTAAPSPAPAPAPAEAPKPTPPTGPKAKIRGEKERILQEKIAALQKAREAQASGAGKAGSQTPVNTATVATPQQQPAGTSSTTLNFASSQPGPLAVQTSGLPTPPIPGIVGSVNVQLNTASQRKRPVAADFVDYPSAAGSTKRPFGQLRQETSLIIDVSDVSDDEEMDMDMGSPTDEPSSMQSKDGPTASRGPSIRDFPPLTNLPQRQLSTSTTPLHTPPTGPALGGKRHTELTIKEREIQEMRRMIALAEAKRKAKLPQAGSRAQTQSGQTPEPKNAGTPVLSSPAQSDRPTPQPTPEATSIRPPKASDTATSNPAQKAAQHGRLAALEEKRRRLEQLRAEEALLQAEIEKEMLAAQSDQVSTPSDREAPQDSGLNSGDDRTEVPPPQGVTSADVEGLSSSGASLAPDDAQVTEAVSVDEVKTSGEPSQTDIPPQQADEPKQALSSDTPSSSGSQYPSSSDLAQAQSVMSVDGGEPESRQSVEGSLPNSNPDVRADDESAPAAVLETPQPSTNQEVDETTPMEIDSEAPSPTTAESVMSGIVDSDVNDAEHPPVPLPDQISSAAQPREEVQEVEVEATGEETRNPIKTQDRAFMPYKSPLHIFRAYRFHPEFEQTVPNGVKSLTYSSRVDVQKPLCPYELNTQQCPENCEFQHFSNIKILDDQILLELGKSDFTGEQRARFNQGLRELLQVYKAQKVRDFDVIARGIIKFRSEFLGDKSKVLNLEGVTL from the exons ATGGAGGAAGGCGAGTTGAGTGAGGGCCAGTTTGAGGATCTTTATGATGATACGCAAAagtcaccaccgccggccagCACCCCAAAACAGACTGCCAAAAAGCTTCCTGTCACACAGCCAAGCACTGTCCCGAGTACAGTCGCCAGTCAACCCACCAGTGCGTCTGATACACCGGAGGGTGGCTTCTATGGCAATGATCAAGACGAAG CTCGCGATAGGTCCGCGTCCTACTCTCCATTCCTATCACCCAGAGAAAGCTCGAACGAAACCCCCACATCCCAATCCCAAGGAGCCGGACCTTCCAATGTCGTAAAACCACAGTCCAACAACCCTTCAGAAACCGTCCCGCCTGTGACAAATGTTGGCTTGCCCGGCCTGCAGCCACAGTCGTCCACGGTTCTGAATGCCAACGGCACTCCAGAAAGTCCCGCCAACTATTTGGACACCTTCAAATCGGTGCCAgaagccaagaaggaggctcAAAAAGCAATCCTACGGTTGTGGCCCCTTGGAGTCAAATATCAAACCTATCTCGACGAAGGGTTTGATGAGAAGGTGATCAAAGCCTTGTTTGGAGATCTTCATCTTGAACTGCCCAAGCCTGTTGTAgagaaggcaaaggcggAAGCACAGACTGTCCCGTCGCCAGGCGCAAGTGCGGATAGTCCCACGACGGCCCAAGCACAAGGGACACAACCTGAGTCCAAGGATACGGCGGAGCCAGTAACCAAGAGTAAAGGGGAAGAGCGTAAGGATCGCATTGCTCgtctcctcgccgccaaggcTGCAAAAGGGCCGGCTGTCGTTCCCCCAAAGCCCGCAGTTGtaccaccaaacccaacggCAGCGCCATCGCCGGCGCCAGCACCAGCTCCGGCTGAAGCACCGAAGCCTACCCCGCCTACTGGACCGAAAGCCAAGATtcgaggagaaaaagaacgCATCCTCCAGGAGAAGATCGCAGCCTTGCAGAAGGCTCGAGAGGCGCAAGCGTCTGGAGCTGGAAAGGCAGGTTCTCAAACTCCTGTGAATACTGCTACGGTTGCTAcaccgcaacaacaacctgccGGCACCTCGAGCACGACCTTGAATTTTGCCAGTTCCCAGCCAGGCCCCCTCGCTGTTCAGACTAGTGGCctgccaacaccacccattCCTGGCATCGTTGGATCTGTCAACGTTCAGCTCAACACGGCAAGTCAGCGCAAGCGACCGGTCGCTGCTGATTTCGTTGACTACCCATCCGCTGCTGGATCAACAAAGCGGCCGTTTGGCCAGTTACGCCAGGAAACCTCTCTCATCATTGACGTTAGCGATGTTTCGGACGATGAAGAGATGGACATGGATATGGGCTCTCCCACTGACGAGCCATCATCGATGCAGTCAAAAGATGGTCCGACTGCATCACGTGGGCCATCCATTCGCGATTTCCCTCCATTAACAAACCTCCCACAGCGACAATTGTCAACTTCTACAACCCCTTTGCACACACCACCAACTGGCCCAGCCTTGGGAGGAAAACGTCACACTGAACTCACCAtcaaggagagagagattcAGGAAATGCGAAGGATGATTGCGTTGGCTGAAGCAAAGCGGAAAGCGAAATTGCCCCAGGCAGGTTCGCGAGCACAGACTCAGTCAGGCCAAACACCAGAACCTAAGAATGCTGGCACTCCTGTCTTGAGTAGCCCTGCTCAGTCAGACAGGCCAACTCCTCAGCCCACCCCGGAAGCCACGTCGATTAGGCCTCCCAAGGCTTCAGATACCGCAACTTCTAACCCGGCACAGAAAGCCGCACAGCACGGCCGCCTTGCTGCCCTTGAAGAGAAACGGCGGCGTCTGGAGCAGCTACGTGCAGAGGAGGCGTTGTTACAAGCggagattgagaaggagatgctGGCTGCCCAGTCGGACCAGGTCAGCACGCCATCTGACAGAGAAGCGCCCCAAGATAGCGGGCTCAACTCTGGAGATGATAGGACAG AAGTGCCTCCACCGCAAGGGGTAACATCGGCTGATGTCGAGGGGCTCTCATCTTCTGGTGCGTCTCTGGCTCCTGACGATGCGCAGGTGACAGAGGCAGTCTCAGTTGATGAAGTCAAAACTTCAGGTGAGCCGTCACAGACAGATATTCCGCCCCAACAAGCCGATGAACCCAAGCAAGCTCTCAGCAGCGACACACCAAGCTCCAGCGGTTCCCAGTATCCCAGCAGCAGTGACTTGGCACAAGCCCAAAGCGTCATGTCTGTGGACGGTGGCGAGCCGGAGAGCCGCCAATCTGTGGAAGGCTCTCTACCCAACAGTAATCCTGATGTCCGAGCAGATGATGAGAGTGCTCCAGCTGCAGTCCTTGAGACACCTCAGCCCTCTACTAACCAAGAAGTCGATGAAACGACGCCCATGGAGATTGATTCTGAAGCGCCCAGTCCAACCACAGCGGAATCTGTTATGAGCGGCATTGTTGACAGCGATGTGAATGACGCGGAGCATCCACCAGTCCCATTACCTGATCAAATATCGAGTGCTGCCCAGCCTCGGGAGGAGGTCCAAGAAGTCGAAGTCGAGGCAACAGGAGAA GAAACTCGCAACCCCATCAAGACGCAGGACCGTGCCTTTATGCCGTATAAGAGCCCTCTGCATATTTTCCGTGCCTATCGCTTCCATCCCGAGTTTGAACAGACCGTGCCTAACGGCGTCAAATCCTTGACGTACAGCAGCAGGGTCGATGTGCAAAAGCCGCTCTGTCCGTATGAACTGAACACTCAACAGTGCCCTGAAAACTGCGAGTTCCAGCACTTTAGCAACATCAAGATTCTTG ATGACCAAATCCTTCTGGAACTTGGCAAATCAGACTTCACCGGCGAACAAAGAGCTCGGTTCAATCAAGGGCTCCgtgagcttcttcaggtATACAAGGCCCAAAAGGTTAGAGACTTCGACGTTATCGCTCGAGGCATCATCAAGTTCCGCTCCGAGTTCCTTGGAGATAAGAGCAAGGTGCTCAACTTGGAAGGAGTAACGCTTTGA